A part of Catharus ustulatus isolate bCatUst1 chromosome 8, bCatUst1.pri.v2, whole genome shotgun sequence genomic DNA contains:
- the PLA2G12B gene encoding group XIIB secretory phospholipase A2-like protein, producing MRLLLEAALLCLTLRLGHCSEEAAPDSTGQQDTQAQSSYSEWGIETIRDGFETVNSYFDSFLELLGGKNGVCQYRCRYGKAPMPRPHYKPQEPNGCSSHFLGLKLDLGIPAMTKCCNQLDICYDTCGANKYRCDAKFRWCLHSICSDLKRSLGFVSKVQACESMADTVFNAVWTLGCRPFMNSQRSACICSEEERDEL from the exons atgcggctgctgctggaggcagcgcTCCTGTGCCTGACCCTGCGCCTGGGGCACTGCTCCGAGGAGGCAGCGCCCGACAGCACCGGCCAACAGGACACCCAGGCACAGTCATCCTATTCCGAATGGGGCATCGAGACCATCCGGGATGGCTTTGAGACGGTGAACAGCTACTTCGATTCCTTCTTGGAActgcttgggggaaaaaacggAGTGTGTCAGTACCGCTGTCGATACG ggaAGGCTCCCATGCCACGGCCTCACTACAAACCCCAAGAACCCAACGGCTGTAGCTCCCATTTTCTGGGGCTCAAG cTAGACTTGGGCATCCCTGCCATGACCAAGTGCTGTAACCAGCTGGACATTTGTTATGACACCTGTGGGGCCAACAAGTACCGCTGTGACGCCAAGTTCCGCTGGTGCCTCCACTCCATCTGCTCCGACCTCAAGCGCAGCCTGGGCTTCGTCTCCAAGGTGCAAG CCTGTGAATCCATGGCAGACACGGTGTTCAACGCCGTCTGGACCCTGGGCTGCCGGCCCTTCATGAACAGCCAGAGGAGCGCCTGCATTTGCAGCGAGGAAGAGCGGGATGAGCTGTGA
- the OIT3 gene encoding oncoprotein-induced transcript 3 protein isoform X2 — MAGDAMPTFCIPENHCGTHAPIWMNGSHPRPADGVVRRQACASFSGNCCLWNATIEVKACPGGYYVYHLTKPSVCFHAYCGHFYDICDVVDCQGSCLDTSDCTCSPGTTLGPDGQTCLDENECEQNNGGCSEFCVNLKNSFRCECGVGRTLGSDGKTCEEIEGCHNNNGGCSHTCIEVEDTYQCECPRGLVLSEDNHTCQVPVLCKSSSIEVNIPKDLVGGLDLSLINTSCKGVSNGTHVNIHFSLKSCGTVVDVINDKIIATNLVTGLPKQTPGSNGDIIVRTSKLLIPVTCEFPRRYTISEGYVPNLKNSPLEIMSRNQGIFPFTLEIFKDKDFDEPYRGAPPTLKLRDSLYFGIEPLVHVSGLETLVESCFATPTSKIDEILKYYLIQDGCVSDDSVKQYTSKDHLAKHFQVPVFKFVGKDNKEVFLHCRILVCGALDETSRCAQGCRRRTRRSAEQQEEEEESAHMANHILTGGPIRIDFDD; from the exons ATGGCCGGCGACGCCATGCCCACCTTCTGCATCCCCGAGAACCACTGCGGCACGCACGCGCCCATCTGGATGAACGGCAGCCACCCGCGCCCGGCCGACGGCGTCGTGCGGCGCCAGGCCTGCGCCAGCTTCAGCGGCAACTGCTGCCTCTGGAACGCCACCATCGAGGTCAAGGCCTGCCCGGGCGGGTACTATGTGTACCACCTCACCAAGCCCAGCGTCTGCTTCCACGCTTACTGTGGGC ATTTTTATGACATCTGTGATGTGGTGGATTGCCAGGGCTCCTGCCTGGACACCAGTGACTGCACGTGTTCCCCGGGTACGACACTCGGACCTGATGGCCAGACATGCCTTG atgaaaatgaGTGTGAGCAGAACAACGGAGGCTGCAGCGAGTTCTGTGTTAACCTGAAGAATTCCTTCCGCTGTGAGTGCGGGGTCGGGCGCACGCTGGGAAGTGATGGGAAAACCTGTGAAG aaATTGAAGGCTGTCACAATAACAACGGAGGCTGCAGCCACACCTGCATTGAGGTGGAAGACACCTACCAGTGTGAATGTCCCAGGGGACTTGTTCTGTCAGAAGACAACCACACTTGCCAGG TTCCAGTGCTGTGCAAGTCCAGCTCTATTGAGGTGAACATCCCAAAGGACCTGGTTGGAGGCCTGGACCTTTCCCTCATCAACACCTCGTGCAAAGGCGTATCCAACGGCACTCACGTCAACATCCATTTCTCCCTGAAGTCCTGTGGTACTGTGGTAGAT GTGATAAATGACAAAATCATTGCCACCAACCTGGTGACTGGCTTGCCCAAGCAGACCCCGGGCAGCAATGGGGACATCATTGTGCGCACCAGCAAGCTGCTGATCCCGGTGACGTGCGAGTTCCCGCGCCGCTACACCATCTCCGAGGGCTACGTGCCCAACCTCAAGAACTCTCCCCTGGAGATCATGAGCCGCAACCAGGGCATCTTCCCCTTCACCCTGGAGATCTTCAAGGACAAAGACTTTGATGAGCCCTACAGGGGTGCTCCGCCCACCCTCAAGCTTCGGGACTCCCTGTACTTCGGGATCGAGCCCTTGGTGCACGTCAGCGGGCTGGAGACGCTGGTGGAGAGCTGCTTTGCCACTCCCACCTCAAAAATTGATGAGATCCTGAAGTACTACCTGATTCAAGATGG ctgtGTTTCTGATGATTCTGTGAAGCAGTACACGTCAAAGGACCATCTTGCCAAGCATTTCCAGGTTCCTGTGTTCAAGTTTGTGGGCAAAGACAACAAG GAGGTGTTCCTGCACTGCCGCATCCTCGTGTGCGGGGCGCTGGACGAGACCTCGCGCTGCGCCCAGGGCTGCCGGAGACGCACGCGCAGGTCGGCCGAGcaacaggaggaggaggaggaatctGCTCACATGGCAAACCACATCCTGACAGGAGGGCCCATCAGAATCGACTTTGATGACTGA
- the OIT3 gene encoding oncoprotein-induced transcript 3 protein isoform X1 — MKDRCLRQDLGLYFLWQNHYLDLRFAYIFLFPLSAEQVKLLHNVVRALLIYCSSKTFKVSCQNFPQGSEFAGITFSLQGSVKSGMEEKTRFCNWLDIYPLLSLCVPALDPCSAYISLNEPWRNTDHRINGSHGQPTCDSGIDGEWYRFTGMAGDAMPTFCIPENHCGTHAPIWMNGSHPRPADGVVRRQACASFSGNCCLWNATIEVKACPGGYYVYHLTKPSVCFHAYCGHFYDICDVVDCQGSCLDTSDCTCSPGTTLGPDGQTCLDENECEQNNGGCSEFCVNLKNSFRCECGVGRTLGSDGKTCEEIEGCHNNNGGCSHTCIEVEDTYQCECPRGLVLSEDNHTCQVPVLCKSSSIEVNIPKDLVGGLDLSLINTSCKGVSNGTHVNIHFSLKSCGTVVDVINDKIIATNLVTGLPKQTPGSNGDIIVRTSKLLIPVTCEFPRRYTISEGYVPNLKNSPLEIMSRNQGIFPFTLEIFKDKDFDEPYRGAPPTLKLRDSLYFGIEPLVHVSGLETLVESCFATPTSKIDEILKYYLIQDGCVSDDSVKQYTSKDHLAKHFQVPVFKFVGKDNKEVFLHCRILVCGALDETSRCAQGCRRRTRRSAEQQEEEEESAHMANHILTGGPIRIDFDD; from the exons ATGAAGGATCGTTGTCTTAGGCAAGATCTCGGGCTGTATTTCCTATGGCAAAATCATTACCTGGACTTGAGATTTGCTTATATCTTCTTGTTTCCCCTGTCAGCTGAACAAGTGAAACTGTTACATAATGTTGTAAGAGCCCTGTTAATTTACTGTTCCTCCAAGACCTTTAAGGTGAGCTGTCAGAATTTTCCACAAGGCAGTGAGTTTGCTGGTATAACCTTTTCTCTGCAGGGATCTGTTAAGTcagggatggaggaaaaaacACGCTTTTGTAATTGGCTCGATATCTACCCGctgctctctctctgtgtcccagccctggacCCCTGCTCTGCCTACATCAGCCTGAACGAGCCCTGGAGGAACACGGACCACCGCATCAACGGCTCTCACGGGCAGCCCACGTGCGACAGCGGCATCGACGGCGAGTGGTACCGCTTCACAGGCATGGCCGGCGACGCCATGCCCACCTTCTGCATCCCCGAGAACCACTGCGGCACGCACGCGCCCATCTGGATGAACGGCAGCCACCCGCGCCCGGCCGACGGCGTCGTGCGGCGCCAGGCCTGCGCCAGCTTCAGCGGCAACTGCTGCCTCTGGAACGCCACCATCGAGGTCAAGGCCTGCCCGGGCGGGTACTATGTGTACCACCTCACCAAGCCCAGCGTCTGCTTCCACGCTTACTGTGGGC ATTTTTATGACATCTGTGATGTGGTGGATTGCCAGGGCTCCTGCCTGGACACCAGTGACTGCACGTGTTCCCCGGGTACGACACTCGGACCTGATGGCCAGACATGCCTTG atgaaaatgaGTGTGAGCAGAACAACGGAGGCTGCAGCGAGTTCTGTGTTAACCTGAAGAATTCCTTCCGCTGTGAGTGCGGGGTCGGGCGCACGCTGGGAAGTGATGGGAAAACCTGTGAAG aaATTGAAGGCTGTCACAATAACAACGGAGGCTGCAGCCACACCTGCATTGAGGTGGAAGACACCTACCAGTGTGAATGTCCCAGGGGACTTGTTCTGTCAGAAGACAACCACACTTGCCAGG TTCCAGTGCTGTGCAAGTCCAGCTCTATTGAGGTGAACATCCCAAAGGACCTGGTTGGAGGCCTGGACCTTTCCCTCATCAACACCTCGTGCAAAGGCGTATCCAACGGCACTCACGTCAACATCCATTTCTCCCTGAAGTCCTGTGGTACTGTGGTAGAT GTGATAAATGACAAAATCATTGCCACCAACCTGGTGACTGGCTTGCCCAAGCAGACCCCGGGCAGCAATGGGGACATCATTGTGCGCACCAGCAAGCTGCTGATCCCGGTGACGTGCGAGTTCCCGCGCCGCTACACCATCTCCGAGGGCTACGTGCCCAACCTCAAGAACTCTCCCCTGGAGATCATGAGCCGCAACCAGGGCATCTTCCCCTTCACCCTGGAGATCTTCAAGGACAAAGACTTTGATGAGCCCTACAGGGGTGCTCCGCCCACCCTCAAGCTTCGGGACTCCCTGTACTTCGGGATCGAGCCCTTGGTGCACGTCAGCGGGCTGGAGACGCTGGTGGAGAGCTGCTTTGCCACTCCCACCTCAAAAATTGATGAGATCCTGAAGTACTACCTGATTCAAGATGG ctgtGTTTCTGATGATTCTGTGAAGCAGTACACGTCAAAGGACCATCTTGCCAAGCATTTCCAGGTTCCTGTGTTCAAGTTTGTGGGCAAAGACAACAAG GAGGTGTTCCTGCACTGCCGCATCCTCGTGTGCGGGGCGCTGGACGAGACCTCGCGCTGCGCCCAGGGCTGCCGGAGACGCACGCGCAGGTCGGCCGAGcaacaggaggaggaggaggaatctGCTCACATGGCAAACCACATCCTGACAGGAGGGCCCATCAGAATCGACTTTGATGACTGA